A genomic window from Glaciihabitans sp. INWT7 includes:
- the otsB gene encoding trehalose-phosphatase codes for MVDVDTPPNFSRLPEPFIGALRELARTRRLLVALDFDGTLAPEVDAPEHARALPEARAAVLRLNDMPNTRVALVSGRALDSLIEVSDLPDSVLLVGSHGIELRLDNPGDSVTLNTTEFERIDVLGEVLNEVANSFDEVWLEEKPAGFALHTRLASERNSRIAHLVARSETAAELDDLTIRSGKNVLEFSVRSTTKGEAVEHLRTYTKATAVFYAGDDVTDEDAFAALGADDVGLKSGHGSTLANFRVAGPIDVARALNLLADLREGDVHEQ; via the coding sequence ATGGTTGACGTCGACACCCCTCCCAACTTCTCCCGACTGCCCGAGCCGTTCATCGGAGCGCTGCGGGAACTCGCCCGCACCCGACGGCTGCTCGTGGCGCTCGACTTCGACGGAACCCTCGCGCCAGAGGTGGATGCCCCGGAGCACGCCCGTGCGCTGCCCGAGGCTCGCGCCGCCGTGCTCCGCCTCAACGACATGCCGAACACGCGGGTGGCGCTGGTCTCCGGCCGCGCCCTCGACAGTCTCATCGAGGTGTCGGACCTGCCGGACAGCGTTCTGCTCGTCGGCTCCCACGGCATCGAGCTGCGACTCGACAACCCCGGTGACAGCGTCACCCTCAACACTACGGAGTTCGAGCGCATCGATGTTCTCGGCGAGGTGCTCAACGAGGTGGCCAACTCCTTCGACGAGGTCTGGCTGGAGGAGAAGCCGGCCGGCTTCGCTCTCCACACCCGGCTCGCGTCCGAGCGAAACAGCCGGATCGCCCACCTGGTCGCTCGCAGCGAGACCGCCGCCGAGCTCGATGACCTCACCATCCGCAGCGGCAAGAATGTGCTCGAGTTCTCGGTGCGATCCACCACCAAGGGCGAGGCCGTCGAGCATCTGCGCACCTACACGAAGGCCACGGCGGTCTTCTATGCGGGCGACGACGTGACCGACGAGGATGCCTTCGCGGCTCTCGGAGCGGACGACGTCGGGCTCAAGAGCGGCCACGGATCCACACTCGCCAACTTCCGGGTCGCCGGACCCATCGATGTCGCCCGGGCGCTCAACCTGCTCGCCGACCTGCGTGAGGGCGACGTGCACGAGCAATAG
- the moaA gene encoding GTP 3',8-cyclase MoaA, whose amino-acid sequence MTSLALGIPGIRRDPARLPPTVGRPDEAGLLDTFGRTARDLRISITEKCSLRCTYCMPEEGLPAIARDDLLTATEIARLVEIAVRDLGVHDIRFTGGEPLMRADLAEIIRRSSAVAGLPGGGTASISMTTNAIGLDHRIHELVEAGLTRINISLDTVDRDHFARLTRRDRLPSVFAGIQAAKDAGLTPLKINAVLMRDTLAGAADLLEWSLANGVRLRFIEQMPLDADEAWARDNMVDAAELLDVLGARYTLSQPHREDPSAPAEEWTVDGGPATVGIIASVTRSFCEACDRTRVTAEGTVRSCLFGDDETDLRALLRNGSDDATIAQWWRAAQWGKQAGHGMDRSDFVRPQRSMGAIGG is encoded by the coding sequence ATGACCTCCCTCGCGCTCGGCATCCCGGGGATCCGGCGTGACCCGGCACGTCTTCCGCCGACGGTCGGCCGCCCGGATGAGGCTGGCCTGCTCGACACCTTCGGCCGCACGGCCCGCGACCTCCGCATCTCTATCACCGAGAAGTGCTCGCTGCGTTGCACCTACTGCATGCCGGAGGAGGGGCTTCCCGCGATCGCCCGCGACGACCTGCTCACGGCGACGGAGATCGCCCGGCTTGTCGAGATCGCGGTGCGCGACCTCGGCGTGCACGACATCCGCTTCACCGGGGGAGAGCCGCTCATGCGAGCGGACCTGGCCGAGATCATCCGTCGCTCCTCCGCAGTCGCGGGGCTGCCCGGGGGTGGCACGGCGTCGATCTCGATGACGACGAACGCCATCGGGCTCGATCACCGCATCCACGAGTTGGTGGAGGCTGGGCTCACCCGTATCAACATCTCCCTCGACACCGTCGACCGCGACCATTTCGCGCGGCTCACCCGGCGCGACCGGCTTCCGTCGGTCTTCGCGGGCATCCAGGCCGCGAAGGATGCCGGACTCACCCCCCTCAAGATCAACGCCGTGCTCATGCGCGACACCCTCGCCGGTGCGGCCGACCTGCTCGAGTGGTCCCTCGCCAATGGCGTGAGACTGCGCTTTATCGAGCAGATGCCCCTCGACGCCGACGAGGCTTGGGCACGCGACAACATGGTGGACGCCGCGGAGCTGCTGGATGTACTCGGCGCACGCTACACGCTGAGCCAGCCGCACCGCGAAGATCCCTCGGCGCCCGCCGAGGAGTGGACCGTCGATGGCGGTCCAGCCACGGTGGGCATCATCGCCTCCGTGACCCGCTCGTTCTGCGAGGCCTGCGACCGCACCCGCGTCACTGCGGAGGGCACCGTGCGATCCTGTCTGTTCGGCGACGACGAAACGGACCTGCGCGCGCTGCTGCGCAACGGCTCCGACGATGCGACGATCGCGCAGTGGTGGCGGGCCGCCCAGTGGGGCAAGCAGGCCGGGCATGGAATGGACCGGAGCGACTTCGTGCGCCCGCAGCGCAGCATGGGCGCCATCGGTGGCTGA
- a CDS encoding MoaD/ThiS family protein, whose protein sequence is MAEAAGILVRYFASAAEAAGREEEVLPSVATVGQLRAVLSERYGDAMTRVLASGSFLVDGVVSRDDDRSVGARVDVLPPFAGG, encoded by the coding sequence GTGGCTGAAGCCGCCGGTATTCTCGTGCGCTACTTCGCGTCCGCGGCGGAGGCGGCCGGCCGCGAGGAGGAAGTCCTGCCCTCCGTCGCCACGGTGGGCCAGCTGCGAGCCGTGCTCTCGGAGCGCTACGGTGACGCGATGACCCGGGTGCTGGCATCCGGATCGTTCCTCGTCGACGGCGTGGTCAGTCGAGACGATGACAGATCTGTCGGCGCGCGCGTCGACGTTCTTCCGCCG
- a CDS encoding DUF998 domain-containing protein, protein MTPPLATRVRRAFALAAMVLVLLYVTIDVVLQVLPPHYSLLSDAESDLAVGPFGWAMNLNFLARAVMSGCLVMAVSVTAPASRVRRAGSALLAVAGLCSAALVFFPTDVNRPGEFGMTPRTSIGFVHVLFATSGFLAVLAAMALLTWWIGRPRAVRLFFGVALVGLVLLGMSLVVLPHVVGLTERICLLGILGWAFVFSVRLIR, encoded by the coding sequence ATGACTCCGCCGCTGGCCACCCGGGTTCGCCGGGCATTCGCCCTCGCGGCGATGGTGCTCGTGCTGCTCTACGTGACGATAGACGTCGTGCTCCAGGTGCTGCCTCCGCACTATTCGCTGCTGAGCGACGCCGAGAGCGACCTCGCCGTCGGACCGTTCGGGTGGGCCATGAACCTCAACTTCCTGGCCCGGGCGGTGATGAGCGGATGCCTCGTCATGGCGGTTTCAGTCACGGCTCCGGCCTCTCGGGTGCGGAGAGCCGGCTCGGCCCTCCTCGCAGTGGCGGGTCTCTGCTCCGCGGCCCTCGTGTTCTTCCCCACAGACGTCAACCGCCCCGGCGAATTCGGCATGACCCCGCGGACGAGCATCGGGTTCGTGCACGTGCTCTTCGCGACATCCGGATTCCTCGCGGTGCTTGCGGCCATGGCGCTGCTCACCTGGTGGATCGGGCGACCCCGCGCGGTGAGGCTGTTCTTCGGGGTCGCTCTCGTCGGGCTCGTGCTGCTCGGCATGAGCCTCGTGGTGCTTCCGCACGTGGTCGGTCTCACCGAGAGGATCTGCCTGCTGGGGATCCTCGGCTGGGCTTTCGTGTTCAGCGTCCGCCTGATTCGCTAG
- the ilvN gene encoding acetolactate synthase small subunit → MTHVLSLLVEDKPGLLTRVAGLFARRGFNIESLAVGASEIPGLSRITVVVDVEELPLEQVTKQLNKLINVIKIVELDPLQTVEREHMLIKVRVDNTTRSQILEAATLFRARIVDVATDALVIEVTGDTAKVDALLKVLEPYGIKEIAQSGLLAIGRGSKSITERVFKS, encoded by the coding sequence GTGACGCACGTACTCTCGCTTCTCGTCGAGGACAAACCCGGACTGCTCACGCGCGTCGCGGGTCTGTTCGCGCGCCGCGGTTTCAACATCGAGAGCCTCGCTGTCGGTGCGAGCGAGATCCCCGGACTCTCCCGCATCACCGTCGTCGTGGATGTCGAGGAGCTGCCGCTCGAGCAGGTGACGAAGCAGCTCAACAAACTCATCAACGTGATCAAGATCGTCGAACTGGATCCGCTTCAGACCGTCGAGCGCGAGCACATGCTGATCAAGGTGCGAGTGGACAACACCACGCGCAGCCAGATCCTCGAGGCGGCGACGCTGTTCCGCGCGCGGATCGTGGATGTCGCGACCGATGCCCTCGTCATCGAGGTCACCGGCGATACCGCCAAGGTGGATGCGCTGCTCAAGGTGCTCGAGCCATACGGGATCAAGGAGATCGCCCAGTCGGGACTTCTCGCGATCGGGCGCGGGTCCAAAAGCATCACCGAACGGGTCTTCAAGAGCTAA
- the ilvD gene encoding dihydroxy-acid dehydratase: MPETVDWKPRSRTVTDGIEAMTSRGMLRAVGMGDSDWEKPQIGIASSWNEITPCNLSLDRLAQAAKEGVHSGGGYPLQFGTISVSDGISMGHEGMHFSLVSREVIADSVEVVMQAERLDGSVLLAGCDKSLPGMLMAAARLDLSSVFLYAGSIAPGWVRLSDGTEKEVTIIDSFEAVGGVKAGTMSDEDAYAIECAIAPGEGACGGMYTANTMASVAEALGMALPGSTSPAAADRRRDYFAHKSGEAVVNLLRLGITTRDILTKDAFENAIAVAMALGGSTNVVLHLLAIAWEADVDLSLDDFNRIGDTIPHLADMKPFGQFVMNDLDRRGGIPVLMKALLDAGLLHGDALTVTGKTLAENLAELNIPPLDGKVLRTLDNPIHATGGLTILRGSLAPEGAVVKTAGFDAQVFEGPARVFERERAAMDALTEGKIGKGDIVVIRYEGPKGGPGMREMLAITAAIKGAGLGKDVLLLTDGRFSGGTTGLCIGHIAPEAVDAGPIAFVRDGDLIRVDIAARSLDLLVDEAELAARRSGWAPLPPRYTRGVLAKYSKLVHSAAEGAITG, from the coding sequence ATGCCCGAAACAGTCGACTGGAAGCCCCGTTCACGCACCGTCACCGACGGTATCGAAGCCATGACCTCCCGCGGCATGCTGCGCGCGGTGGGCATGGGCGACTCCGACTGGGAGAAGCCCCAGATCGGCATCGCGAGTTCGTGGAACGAGATCACCCCCTGCAACCTCAGCCTCGACCGCCTGGCTCAGGCCGCGAAGGAGGGAGTGCACTCCGGCGGCGGCTACCCACTGCAGTTCGGCACCATCTCCGTCTCCGACGGCATCAGCATGGGCCATGAGGGCATGCACTTCTCTCTGGTGAGCCGCGAGGTCATCGCCGACTCCGTCGAGGTCGTCATGCAGGCCGAGCGGCTCGACGGCTCCGTTCTGCTCGCCGGCTGCGACAAGTCGCTTCCCGGCATGCTCATGGCTGCCGCCCGCCTCGACCTCTCCTCCGTGTTCCTCTACGCAGGCTCGATCGCTCCGGGCTGGGTGCGGCTGAGCGACGGCACCGAGAAGGAGGTCACCATCATCGACTCCTTCGAGGCCGTCGGTGGCGTCAAGGCCGGCACGATGAGCGACGAGGATGCCTACGCCATCGAGTGCGCGATCGCGCCGGGCGAGGGTGCCTGCGGCGGCATGTACACGGCCAACACGATGGCGAGCGTGGCCGAGGCACTCGGCATGGCGCTGCCGGGCTCCACGAGTCCTGCCGCGGCCGACCGGCGACGCGACTACTTCGCCCACAAGAGCGGCGAGGCCGTCGTCAACCTGCTGCGCCTCGGCATCACCACCCGCGACATCCTCACCAAGGACGCCTTCGAGAACGCGATCGCGGTGGCCATGGCCCTCGGCGGATCGACGAACGTCGTGCTCCACCTCCTCGCCATCGCGTGGGAAGCGGATGTCGACCTCTCGCTCGACGACTTCAACCGCATCGGCGACACCATTCCCCACCTCGCCGACATGAAGCCCTTCGGCCAGTTCGTGATGAACGACCTGGATCGTCGCGGAGGCATCCCGGTGCTGATGAAGGCGCTGCTGGATGCCGGGCTGCTGCACGGCGACGCGCTCACCGTCACCGGCAAGACCCTCGCCGAGAACCTCGCCGAGCTGAACATCCCTCCGCTGGACGGGAAGGTGCTTCGCACCCTCGACAACCCGATCCACGCGACCGGGGGCCTCACCATCCTGCGCGGTTCCCTCGCACCGGAGGGTGCCGTCGTCAAGACCGCCGGCTTCGATGCCCAGGTCTTCGAAGGCCCCGCTCGGGTGTTCGAGCGGGAGCGAGCGGCGATGGACGCCCTCACCGAGGGCAAGATCGGAAAGGGCGACATCGTCGTCATCCGCTACGAGGGACCCAAGGGCGGACCGGGGATGCGCGAGATGCTCGCCATCACCGCAGCCATCAAGGGAGCAGGCCTCGGCAAGGATGTACTACTGTTGACGGACGGACGATTCTCAGGCGGCACAACCGGACTGTGTATCGGCCACATAGCACCCGAAGCGGTGGACGCAGGTCCCATCGCCTTCGTGCGCGATGGTGATCTAATACGGGTCGATATCGCCGCTCGTTCTCTCGATCTACTTGTCGACGAGGCCGAGCTAGCCGCTCGCCGCTCTGGCTGGGCTCCGCTTCCCCCGCGCTATACCCGTGGCGTTCTCGCAAAGTACTCGAAGCTCGTGCACTCCGCCGCAGAAGGCGCGATCACGGGCTAA
- a CDS encoding sulfite oxidase-like oxidoreductase, whose amino-acid sequence MAVISRGFTGRSREHNPELPPGQYLTADFPVLSAGPTPDIDTADWQFGIRKDDATLHTWTWDELHALPIEDIDTDIHCVTRWSKFGTSWRGVSLDTLFAGVEPSDEYVMAHSYGGYTTNVPLEDLLGGKAWIAFEFDGEPLDPEHGGPARLLIPHLYFWKSAKWIRSLEMMPSDEPGFWEQNGYNMYGDPWLEQRYW is encoded by the coding sequence ATGGCTGTCATCTCTCGCGGTTTCACCGGCCGCAGTCGCGAACACAATCCGGAGCTTCCCCCCGGCCAGTACCTCACCGCGGACTTTCCGGTGCTCTCGGCGGGTCCCACCCCCGACATCGACACCGCGGACTGGCAATTCGGCATCCGCAAGGATGACGCGACCCTCCACACCTGGACCTGGGACGAGTTGCATGCCCTGCCGATCGAAGACATCGACACCGACATCCACTGTGTCACCCGCTGGTCGAAGTTCGGCACCAGCTGGCGAGGGGTCTCCCTCGACACCCTGTTCGCCGGGGTCGAGCCGAGTGACGAGTACGTGATGGCACACTCCTACGGGGGCTACACGACCAATGTGCCCCTCGAGGATCTGCTGGGCGGAAAGGCGTGGATCGCCTTCGAGTTCGACGGTGAGCCGCTCGATCCCGAGCATGGCGGTCCGGCGCGGCTGCTCATCCCCCACCTGTACTTCTGGAAGAGCGCCAAGTGGATCCGGTCACTCGAGATGATGCCATCAGACGAGCCCGGGTTCTGGGAGCAGAACGGCTACAACATGTACGGCGACCCGTGGCTCGAACAGCGCTATTGGTGA
- the ilvC gene encoding ketol-acid reductoisomerase — protein MTEIFYDKDADLSLIQGKKVAVIGYGSQGHAHAQNLRDSGVEVVVGLKPDSKSVVKAQEAGFTVLPSAEAAEWADVIVILAPDQHQRGLYAADIQPHLVPGNAILFGHGFNIRFGYITAPEGVDVIMVAPKGPGHTVRREFEAGRGVPVIVAVEQDASGQAWQLAWSYAKAIGGLRAGGIKTTFTEETETDLFGEQAVLCGGVSQLVQYGFETLTEAGYQPQIAYFEVLHELKLIVDLMWEGGIAKQRWSVSDTAEYGDYVSGPRVIDPHVKENMQAVLADIQSGAFAERFIADQDAGAPEFLELRAKGAAHPIEATGKELRALFAWKQVDEDYTDGSAAR, from the coding sequence GTGACCGAGATCTTCTATGACAAAGACGCCGACCTCAGCCTCATCCAGGGCAAGAAGGTGGCCGTCATCGGCTACGGCTCGCAGGGACACGCGCACGCGCAGAACCTCCGCGATTCCGGCGTCGAGGTAGTCGTCGGCCTCAAGCCCGATTCGAAGTCCGTCGTCAAGGCGCAGGAGGCCGGCTTCACCGTGTTGCCCTCCGCCGAGGCCGCAGAGTGGGCCGACGTGATCGTCATCCTCGCGCCCGACCAGCACCAGCGCGGACTCTACGCCGCCGACATCCAGCCGCACCTCGTGCCCGGCAACGCGATCCTCTTCGGCCACGGTTTCAACATCCGCTTCGGCTACATCACCGCGCCGGAGGGCGTCGACGTGATCATGGTCGCCCCCAAGGGACCGGGCCACACGGTGCGTCGCGAGTTCGAGGCGGGTCGTGGCGTTCCGGTCATCGTCGCCGTCGAGCAGGACGCCTCCGGCCAGGCCTGGCAGCTGGCATGGTCCTACGCCAAGGCCATCGGCGGACTCCGCGCCGGCGGCATCAAGACCACCTTCACCGAAGAGACCGAGACCGACCTGTTCGGTGAGCAGGCGGTGCTCTGCGGTGGTGTCTCGCAGCTCGTGCAGTACGGCTTCGAGACCCTCACCGAAGCCGGCTACCAGCCGCAGATCGCCTACTTCGAGGTGCTTCACGAGCTCAAGCTCATCGTCGATCTCATGTGGGAGGGCGGCATCGCCAAGCAGCGTTGGAGTGTCTCCGACACCGCAGAGTACGGCGACTACGTCTCCGGCCCGCGCGTGATCGACCCGCACGTGAAGGAGAACATGCAGGCCGTTCTCGCCGACATCCAGTCCGGTGCCTTCGCGGAGCGTTTCATCGCGGACCAGGATGCCGGAGCGCCCGAGTTCCTCGAGCTGCGCGCCAAGGGTGCGGCCCACCCGATCGAGGCGACCGGCAAGGAGCTTCGCGCTCTCTTCGCCTGGAAGCAGGTCGACGAGGACTACACCGACGGCTCAGCCGCCCGCTAG
- a CDS encoding ferredoxin reductase yields MTERETRDAPPHRVGLWHVGVVVSTNTETPTGRSIVLDVPGWGGNLAGQHADVRLTAPDGYQAVRSYSIASAGDGDRVELAVDRFPTGEVSPYLVDELQPGDELELRGPLGGWFVWRPSQTESVQLIGGGSGIVPLMAMIRSHTASGSTAPFRLLYSVRTPDDAFFRSELDTPNPHLDVTWLYTRRTPDGWPRPASRIALADIEASAFAASLAPAVFVCGPTGFVETVANDLVALGHDPQRVKTERFGGA; encoded by the coding sequence GTGACCGAACGCGAGACCCGGGATGCGCCGCCACACCGGGTCGGACTCTGGCATGTCGGTGTGGTCGTCTCGACCAATACCGAGACTCCCACCGGACGCAGCATCGTGCTCGACGTTCCCGGCTGGGGCGGCAACCTCGCCGGCCAGCACGCGGATGTGCGGCTCACCGCGCCGGACGGGTACCAGGCCGTTCGCTCGTACTCCATCGCCTCGGCGGGGGACGGGGACCGGGTCGAGCTCGCCGTCGACCGCTTCCCCACCGGAGAGGTGTCGCCGTACCTAGTGGATGAACTCCAGCCCGGAGATGAGCTGGAACTGCGCGGCCCGCTCGGCGGCTGGTTCGTCTGGCGGCCAAGCCAGACCGAATCGGTGCAGCTGATCGGCGGAGGCTCAGGGATCGTGCCGCTGATGGCGATGATCCGATCCCACACCGCGTCGGGCAGCACTGCCCCCTTCCGGCTGCTCTATTCGGTGCGCACCCCGGATGACGCGTTCTTCCGTTCCGAACTCGACACCCCGAATCCCCACCTCGACGTCACCTGGCTGTACACCCGCCGGACGCCGGACGGATGGCCACGGCCGGCCTCCCGCATCGCGCTCGCCGACATCGAGGCATCCGCCTTCGCCGCGTCGCTGGCCCCCGCGGTGTTCGTCTGTGGGCCGACCGGATTCGTCGAGACGGTCGCGAACGACCTCGTCGCGCTCGGGCACGACCCGCAGCGTGTGAAGACCGAACGATTCGGAGGCGCCTGA
- a CDS encoding acetolactate synthase large subunit: MSTETAPVPAAPTKKATEPEILTGSGAILRSLENLGVTDVFGLPGGAIMPFYDELMSSTGIRHILVRHEQGAGHAAEGYASSTGRLGVCIATSGPGATNLVTAIADAYMDSVPLLAITGQVFSTLMGSDAFQEVDISGITMPITKHSFLVTRPEDVPATIAAAYHIATTGRPGPVLVDVTKDCQQNSAPFIWPPKVDLPGYRPVLKAHGKQILAAAQLLAEAKRPVFYVGGGVIRAKASAELLELAELVGAPVVTTLMARGAFPDSNRLNLGMPGMHGTVPAVLAIQESDLLISLGARFDDRVTGKPSEFAPNAKVVHVDIDPAEISKIRLADVPIVGDAKEVIADLTTAFRDAVATTPSDLTVWWERLELLRARFPLGYDEPEDGLLSPQYVIERIGQITGPEAIYASGVGQHQMWAAQFIKYERPNAWLNSGGAGTMGYGVPAAMGAKVAEPERTVWAIDGDGCFQMTNQELATCTINKIPIKVAIINNSSLGMVRQWQTLFYDGRHSFTDLNTGHDTVMIPDFVKMADAYGALGIRVRNKEDVDAAIKLANETNDRPVVIDFIVSPHSMVWPMVPQGVGNSNVQYAKDHAPSWDEE, from the coding sequence ATGTCCACGGAAACCGCTCCCGTGCCAGCAGCACCGACCAAGAAAGCCACCGAGCCCGAGATCCTCACCGGGTCGGGCGCGATCCTCCGCTCGCTCGAGAACCTCGGCGTCACCGACGTCTTCGGCCTCCCCGGCGGGGCCATCATGCCCTTCTACGACGAGCTGATGTCCTCGACGGGAATCCGCCACATCCTGGTGCGCCACGAGCAGGGCGCTGGCCACGCTGCCGAGGGCTACGCGTCATCCACCGGCCGCCTCGGGGTCTGCATCGCGACCTCCGGCCCCGGTGCCACCAATCTCGTGACCGCGATAGCGGATGCCTACATGGACTCCGTCCCGCTGCTCGCGATCACCGGCCAGGTGTTCTCCACCCTGATGGGAAGCGACGCGTTCCAGGAGGTCGACATCTCCGGAATCACGATGCCGATCACCAAGCATTCCTTCCTGGTGACCCGGCCGGAAGATGTGCCGGCGACCATCGCGGCCGCGTACCACATCGCCACGACCGGCCGGCCCGGTCCGGTGCTGGTGGATGTCACGAAGGACTGCCAGCAGAACAGCGCGCCGTTCATCTGGCCGCCGAAAGTCGACCTTCCCGGGTATCGCCCGGTGCTGAAGGCCCACGGCAAGCAGATCCTCGCCGCCGCCCAGCTGCTCGCCGAGGCCAAGCGCCCCGTCTTCTACGTCGGTGGCGGTGTGATCCGCGCCAAGGCATCCGCCGAGCTGCTGGAGCTCGCCGAACTGGTAGGCGCGCCGGTCGTGACCACGCTCATGGCCCGCGGTGCCTTCCCGGACTCCAACCGGCTGAACCTCGGCATGCCCGGGATGCACGGAACGGTGCCCGCGGTGCTCGCCATCCAGGAGTCCGACCTGCTCATTTCGCTGGGAGCGCGCTTCGACGACCGGGTCACCGGCAAGCCCAGCGAATTCGCGCCGAACGCCAAGGTCGTCCATGTCGACATCGACCCGGCCGAGATCTCCAAGATCCGCCTCGCCGATGTGCCGATCGTCGGCGACGCCAAGGAGGTCATCGCCGACCTCACCACCGCCTTCCGTGATGCGGTAGCGACCACGCCATCCGACCTCACGGTGTGGTGGGAGCGTCTCGAACTTCTCCGTGCCCGCTTCCCACTCGGCTACGACGAGCCGGAAGACGGATTGCTCTCCCCCCAGTACGTGATCGAGCGCATCGGCCAGATCACCGGGCCGGAGGCCATCTACGCCTCGGGCGTCGGCCAGCACCAGATGTGGGCCGCACAGTTCATCAAGTACGAGCGCCCCAATGCCTGGCTCAACTCCGGCGGTGCGGGCACCATGGGCTACGGCGTTCCCGCGGCCATGGGTGCGAAGGTCGCCGAGCCGGAGCGCACGGTCTGGGCGATCGATGGGGACGGCTGCTTCCAGATGACCAACCAGGAGCTCGCCACCTGCACGATCAACAAGATCCCGATCAAGGTCGCGATCATCAACAACTCCTCTCTCGGCATGGTGCGACAGTGGCAGACCCTGTTCTACGACGGCCGCCACTCGTTCACCGACCTCAACACGGGTCATGACACGGTGATGATCCCGGACTTCGTGAAGATGGCGGATGCCTACGGTGCCCTCGGTATCCGCGTGCGGAACAAGGAAGACGTGGATGCCGCGATCAAGCTGGCGAACGAGACCAACGACCGTCCGGTGGTGATCGACTTCATCGTGAGTCCGCACTCGATGGTCTGGCCGATGGTGCCGCAGGGCGTCGGCAACTCCAATGTGCAATACGCGAAAGACCACGCCCCGTCGTGGGACGAGGAGTAG
- a CDS encoding DUF6510 family protein: MPEPVDGNSLAGPLSELFSADLTLATARCLGCGDVSELARAMDYPDPTGYVVRCAQCDDVLMVVVEEPDSICLELRGMSWLKVPR, encoded by the coding sequence ATGCCGGAACCCGTGGACGGCAACTCCCTGGCGGGGCCGCTCTCCGAGCTGTTCTCCGCCGATCTCACCCTGGCGACGGCGCGCTGCCTCGGCTGCGGAGACGTCTCGGAGCTGGCTCGCGCGATGGACTACCCGGATCCCACCGGCTATGTGGTGCGCTGCGCCCAGTGCGACGACGTGCTCATGGTTGTCGTCGAGGAGCCGGACAGCATCTGCCTCGAGCTGCGCGGGATGTCCTGGCTGAAGGTGCCGCGCTAG